Proteins encoded by one window of Moorella humiferrea:
- a CDS encoding biotin/lipoyl-containing protein — protein sequence MKTYIIHVNGQRFEVTVEEKKEGPAVRKEAAPVTAIPMPSEPPAAVQGPPSSSKAAAGNGNIVTAPLPGKVVSVKVKAGAPVRKGQVLMVLEAMKMENEIVAAADGKVAEIYVGEGSSVNVGQPLLKVE from the coding sequence ATGAAAACCTACATCATCCACGTCAACGGCCAGCGTTTCGAAGTAACTGTGGAGGAGAAGAAAGAGGGGCCGGCGGTGAGAAAAGAAGCCGCGCCTGTAACGGCGATCCCTATGCCTTCGGAGCCGCCGGCCGCGGTCCAGGGGCCGCCTTCTTCGAGCAAAGCCGCGGCAGGCAACGGTAATATCGTTACCGCTCCCCTGCCGGGCAAGGTAGTGAGTGTGAAAGTGAAGGCGGGAGCCCCGGTAAGGAAAGGGCAGGTATTAATGGTATTAGAAGCCATGAAAATGGAGAATGAGATCGTTGCGGCTGCCGATGGTAAAGTTGCGGAGATTTATGTGGGCGAGGGTTCCAGCGTCAATGTGGGGCAACCCTTATTGAAGGTAGAGTAA
- a CDS encoding CaiB/BaiF CoA transferase family protein — protein MSGSLNGIKVIDLTRVLAGPFCTMILGDLGADVIKIEAPEGDEARNFGPFVKGESAYFMSINRNKRSMVLNLKDPRGREILKELVRQADVLVENFRPGTTAKLGISYEELYPLNPRLIYASCSGFGQTGPYRGRPAYDIIIQAMGGIMSITGQPGGEPTRVGASIGDITAALFTVIGILAALAERERSGKGQYIDISMLDCQVAILENAIARYSVAGEVPKPIGNRHPSITPFTTLRTRDGYIVIAVGNDNLWRKFCEAVKRPDLIDDPRFKTNPLRTQNWDELYPILCSIFSEYTSEEALAVMEAAGVPCGPLQDVGQLFHDPQIRHREMVLPIEHPVAGSLWMAGTPLKLSRTPGKIARPAPTLGQDTYAILREMGYSESQLKELEAEGVITPKAKKE, from the coding sequence ATGAGCGGCTCGTTAAACGGAATAAAAGTCATCGATCTTACCCGGGTCCTGGCGGGTCCCTTTTGTACCATGATACTGGGAGATTTAGGGGCGGACGTAATTAAAATCGAAGCTCCGGAGGGGGATGAAGCCAGAAACTTCGGTCCCTTCGTCAAAGGGGAAAGCGCCTATTTCATGAGCATCAACCGCAACAAAAGGAGCATGGTTTTAAACCTTAAGGATCCCAGGGGAAGGGAGATCCTCAAGGAACTGGTCCGGCAGGCGGACGTGCTGGTAGAGAACTTTCGACCGGGGACGACGGCCAAGCTGGGTATTAGCTATGAAGAACTATACCCCCTTAACCCGCGTTTGATCTATGCTTCCTGCTCGGGGTTTGGCCAGACCGGGCCCTACCGGGGGCGGCCTGCCTATGATATCATCATCCAGGCAATGGGGGGAATCATGAGCATAACCGGCCAGCCCGGCGGCGAACCGACGAGGGTAGGGGCTTCAATAGGCGACATAACGGCGGCGCTGTTTACCGTAATAGGCATCCTGGCCGCCCTGGCCGAGCGGGAGCGGAGCGGGAAGGGACAGTATATAGACATCAGCATGCTGGACTGCCAGGTGGCGATACTGGAGAACGCCATAGCGCGCTACAGCGTGGCGGGCGAAGTGCCGAAGCCCATAGGCAACCGCCATCCCTCCATCACTCCCTTTACCACCCTGAGGACGCGGGACGGATATATAGTCATTGCCGTGGGCAACGACAACCTGTGGCGCAAATTCTGCGAGGCAGTTAAGCGACCGGACCTTATTGACGATCCGCGGTTTAAGACCAACCCTCTACGGACCCAGAATTGGGACGAGCTCTATCCCATCTTGTGCTCCATCTTCAGCGAATATACTTCAGAGGAAGCGCTGGCCGTCATGGAGGCGGCGGGGGTACCCTGCGGACCGCTGCAGGATGTCGGACAGCTCTTCCACGACCCCCAGATACGCCACCGGGAGATGGTGCTGCCGATAGAGCACCCTGTGGCCGGGTCCTTATGGATGGCGGGTACGCCGTTGAAACTCTCCCGGACACCGGGGAAAATAGCGCGGCCTGCTCCCACCCTGGGACAGGACACTTACGCAATACTCCGGGAGATGGGATACAGCGAATCCCAGCTTAAAGAGCTGGAAGCCGAAGGAGTGATAACGCCCAAGGCGAAGAAGGAATGA
- a CDS encoding sodium ion-translocating decarboxylase subunit beta, translated as MQELLMGIRGLTPQQVVMFVIGGILIYLAIAKDYEPLLLLPMGFGAILTNIPFSSAIGEEGFLTILLHAGIITELFPILIFIAVGAMCDFTPLLRNPLVMIFGAAAQFGFFATIVIATLLGFDLKEAAAIGIIGAADGPTTIYVATKFAQGLLGPLSVAAYSYMSLVPIIQPPVIKLLTSKKERMIRMPYREGQPVAKTVRILFPIVVTIVAGIIAPISVALIGSLMFGNLLREAGVVERLAKAAENELANLVTLLLGITIGSTMEANAFLNMKTLMVMGLGLLAFVFDTVGGVLLAKFLNLFLKEKINPAIGACGISAFPMSARVIAKLVLKDDPNNFVIMHAIGANTSGQIGSIIAGGLVLALVPALLK; from the coding sequence ATGCAAGAGCTCTTGATGGGGATAAGGGGACTTACACCCCAGCAGGTCGTTATGTTTGTCATCGGCGGTATCTTGATCTACCTGGCCATAGCCAAAGACTACGAACCCCTGTTGCTTCTGCCCATGGGTTTTGGCGCTATTCTTACCAACATCCCCTTTTCTTCTGCCATAGGCGAAGAAGGGTTCCTGACTATTTTGCTGCATGCCGGCATAATTACAGAGCTTTTCCCCATCCTCATTTTCATAGCCGTAGGGGCCATGTGCGACTTCACTCCCCTTTTACGCAATCCCCTCGTGATGATCTTCGGGGCGGCGGCGCAGTTCGGCTTTTTTGCCACCATAGTAATAGCCACCCTGTTAGGGTTCGATCTTAAAGAGGCGGCCGCCATAGGTATCATAGGCGCGGCAGACGGCCCCACAACTATCTACGTGGCCACGAAGTTCGCCCAAGGGCTTTTGGGCCCCCTTTCCGTGGCCGCGTATTCCTACATGTCGTTGGTGCCCATCATCCAGCCGCCGGTGATTAAACTTTTGACCAGCAAGAAGGAACGGATGATCCGCATGCCCTATCGGGAAGGGCAGCCGGTTGCCAAAACCGTCCGGATACTCTTTCCCATTGTCGTCACCATTGTGGCGGGTATCATCGCTCCCATCAGCGTAGCCCTGATCGGCTCCCTCATGTTCGGCAACCTGCTGCGGGAGGCCGGAGTAGTGGAACGGCTGGCCAAAGCGGCCGAAAACGAGCTTGCCAATCTTGTAACCTTGCTATTGGGAATAACAATTGGGTCTACCATGGAGGCTAATGCTTTTTTAAACATGAAGACCCTCATGGTCATGGGCCTGGGGTTGCTGGCCTTCGTATTTGACACCGTCGGCGGCGTCCTGCTGGCCAAATTCCTCAACCTTTTCCTTAAAGAAAAGATCAATCCCGCCATAGGCGCCTGCGGCATATCCGCCTTTCCCATGTCTGCCCGGGTAATAGCCAAGCTGGTTTTGAAGGATGATCCCAACAATTTTGTCATCATGCACGCCATCGGCGCCAACACTTCCGGGCAGATCGGGTCGATTATAGCCGGCGGCCTTGTTTTGGCCCTCGTACCTGCATTGCTAAAATAG
- a CDS encoding DUF5693 family protein: MSRWHYQRVLWALIIIAALSAGVVITNRVRLEEANRTVTLAVDFQQVQKIARWSGLTTGEVLQRFKQRGINAVLFKEQTIDDLKQQVWLQPADQAVVSLPASERGRVRPGYTYLFTGDASLAARLALHLQNKIPGGVQVLAGDGFTALGVPLSPEELKDVGLGFPEKEMAVARDAGLLIVPQVRSWYGVNANSLAAVLKSLEAYRDDIVALLFNDKRLPGYPLYLSDLAALVEELQVPVGLIEFFPQQGLNQLALLLDKKVVRVHSIGSDEIMSLTPAAALERLELAARERNNRLLIVRFNLAPASNDWLNDSLAFVGKFRTALMNDGLVIGHAVPFAPLPFSRLWIYLIGLGVLAAGVLLLAAVGLSGAGVLLGLLGLGAWTGVVGLNIQLLFMRKVMALGAAVVFPALAVITAMSPSPRSLKAALAVTLRTTLISFLGALYIAAILADNTFILKINEFSGVKVAFVAPLLIFTAAAILRQEGEKAGATIRGWLDANLTVKLVLLAAVVAVGGLLYLSRSGNEGVGLLPLEGQMRSFLTDVLFARPRTKEFLLGYPFLLLSLSLGYRHRFLLFWLLGLVGQISLVNTFSHIHIPFLISLLRTFNGLWLGLFLGLVLVTAVNSLRAYLRRKEAWPG; encoded by the coding sequence TTGTCGCGCTGGCACTACCAGCGAGTTCTCTGGGCTTTAATAATTATCGCCGCCCTGTCCGCCGGGGTGGTAATTACAAACCGGGTGCGTCTGGAAGAGGCCAACCGTACGGTTACCCTGGCCGTCGACTTCCAGCAGGTGCAAAAAATAGCCCGGTGGAGTGGTTTGACTACCGGGGAAGTTCTGCAACGCTTTAAGCAACGGGGAATAAACGCCGTCTTATTTAAAGAGCAGACCATTGATGATCTAAAGCAGCAGGTGTGGCTGCAGCCAGCGGATCAGGCGGTCGTGTCCCTGCCGGCTTCCGAACGGGGCAGAGTGCGCCCGGGATACACCTATCTTTTCACCGGGGATGCGTCCCTGGCCGCACGCCTGGCCTTACATCTGCAAAATAAGATTCCGGGAGGGGTGCAGGTCCTGGCGGGCGACGGCTTTACCGCTCTGGGCGTTCCCCTTTCTCCGGAGGAGCTAAAGGATGTCGGCCTCGGTTTTCCGGAAAAGGAAATGGCGGTGGCCCGGGATGCTGGCCTTTTAATCGTACCACAGGTTAGATCATGGTATGGCGTCAACGCCAACTCCCTGGCCGCCGTCTTAAAGTCCCTAGAGGCGTATCGGGACGACATCGTAGCCCTGCTTTTTAACGACAAAAGACTTCCCGGTTATCCCCTGTACCTGTCCGACCTGGCCGCCCTGGTGGAGGAACTCCAGGTACCCGTGGGGCTGATTGAGTTTTTTCCGCAACAAGGTCTAAACCAATTAGCCCTGCTTCTGGATAAAAAGGTCGTACGCGTCCATAGCATCGGCAGTGACGAAATAATGTCATTAACACCGGCGGCGGCCCTGGAACGCCTGGAGCTGGCGGCCAGGGAAAGGAACAACCGTCTTCTTATAGTCCGTTTTAATTTAGCACCCGCATCGAACGATTGGCTTAATGACAGCCTTGCCTTTGTAGGTAAATTTAGGACTGCCCTTATGAACGACGGCCTGGTCATCGGACATGCCGTACCCTTTGCTCCCCTGCCTTTTTCCCGCCTGTGGATATATTTAATCGGCCTCGGCGTCCTGGCGGCGGGAGTTCTCCTGCTGGCCGCCGTGGGCCTGTCCGGCGCGGGCGTGTTGTTGGGTTTGTTAGGTCTTGGCGCCTGGACGGGGGTTGTGGGTCTGAACATCCAGCTCCTCTTTATGCGCAAGGTTATGGCGTTGGGGGCGGCCGTCGTCTTTCCCGCCTTGGCGGTAATTACCGCCATGTCACCATCACCCCGCAGTTTAAAGGCGGCCCTGGCCGTCACCTTACGCACAACCCTTATTTCCTTTTTGGGCGCCCTGTATATAGCGGCAATCCTGGCCGATAATACTTTCATCTTAAAAATAAACGAGTTCAGCGGCGTTAAAGTGGCCTTCGTCGCTCCCTTATTGATTTTTACGGCGGCCGCAATTTTGCGGCAGGAAGGGGAAAAAGCCGGGGCCACCATTCGCGGCTGGCTGGACGCCAACCTCACAGTAAAGCTGGTGCTTTTGGCCGCGGTAGTGGCCGTGGGCGGCCTCCTTTACCTCAGCCGGAGCGGCAATGAAGGGGTGGGCCTTTTACCCCTGGAAGGACAGATGCGCTCTTTCCTTACAGATGTTTTATTTGCCCGGCCGCGAACAAAGGAATTTCTCCTCGGCTATCCCTTTTTGCTGTTAAGCCTTAGCCTCGGTTACCGGCATCGCTTTTTGCTTTTTTGGCTTTTAGGCCTGGTGGGACAGATTTCCCTTGTCAACACCTTCTCCCATATCCATATTCCCTTCCTCATTTCGTTATTGCGGACCTTCAACGGCCTGTGGCTGGGGTTGTTCCTGGGCTTGGTGCTGGTAACTGCGGTTAACTCGCTGCGGGCTTATTTAAGGAGGAAAGAGGCATGGCCAGGGTAG
- the csaB gene encoding polysaccharide pyruvyl transferase CsaB, producing MARVVISGYYGFQNAGDEAVLYSMVKALRSFLPGLEISVLSNAPRQTATSLNVEGVNRWQPMAVFKALRRADLVISGGGSLFQNVTGWKSLFYYLGIVLLARLLRKPVVIYAQGLGPLKQTFSRWLTGKVLNMVQLITLRDSDSRKLLEELNVRRPQVYVTADPVLGLEPGDLDLSSGEKKWHDLGLTGPVIGISVRTWPGTEGCWPVLARVADKLVDEGWQVVFIPFQFPGDVEACRQVARLMQNRSVVIKENMDFKTIMGLIGRMQFLIGMRLHALILAAVMGIPFLALPYDPKVAAFARTVEQPSTTTLAGITCQGLTAAVQEALAQRDEHAERVRAAAVELRPRALDNARLVVEYLKKIVAED from the coding sequence ATGGCCAGGGTAGTTATCTCCGGCTATTACGGTTTTCAGAATGCCGGAGATGAGGCCGTACTGTACAGCATGGTAAAGGCCCTGCGTTCCTTTCTGCCGGGCCTGGAAATTAGCGTTTTATCCAATGCGCCGCGTCAAACGGCAACCAGTTTAAATGTTGAAGGGGTAAACCGGTGGCAGCCCATGGCGGTATTTAAAGCCTTGCGGCGGGCCGATCTGGTGATCAGCGGCGGCGGCAGCCTCTTTCAGAATGTAACAGGTTGGAAAAGCCTGTTTTATTATCTGGGCATTGTCCTTCTGGCCCGACTATTGCGCAAGCCGGTGGTCATCTATGCCCAGGGGCTGGGCCCCTTAAAGCAGACTTTCAGCCGCTGGCTGACGGGCAAGGTTTTAAACATGGTACAGTTAATAACCCTAAGGGACAGCGATTCAAGAAAGTTGTTGGAGGAACTAAATGTAAGGCGCCCCCAGGTTTATGTCACTGCCGATCCGGTTCTGGGCTTAGAACCTGGTGACCTCGATTTAAGTTCCGGCGAGAAAAAATGGCATGATTTAGGCTTGACCGGACCGGTAATTGGCATCTCCGTGCGCACCTGGCCGGGAACTGAAGGCTGCTGGCCGGTACTGGCCAGAGTGGCCGATAAGCTGGTAGACGAGGGCTGGCAGGTTGTTTTTATCCCCTTTCAGTTTCCAGGCGACGTCGAAGCCTGCCGTCAGGTAGCCAGGCTGATGCAAAACCGTTCTGTCGTTATAAAGGAGAATATGGATTTTAAAACTATAATGGGGCTGATCGGTCGGATGCAGTTTTTAATCGGCATGCGTCTGCATGCCTTAATCCTGGCGGCGGTTATGGGCATTCCTTTTTTAGCCCTGCCCTATGATCCGAAAGTAGCGGCCTTTGCCCGAACGGTGGAACAACCTTCAACGACAACCCTGGCCGGCATAACCTGCCAGGGATTAACGGCGGCGGTACAGGAAGCCCTGGCGCAGCGGGATGAGCATGCAGAACG